The Gammaproteobacteria bacterium genome contains a region encoding:
- a CDS encoding outer membrane protein transport protein produces the protein MTFRRILRWSSVLLSMCFSSSILASDFNTPFINVSDLGTAYAGWAAAAEDASTAYSNPAGLVKIQDYQFVLPLVGIIGGTTFSGSTTTPPFPFFFTRRETGSAHDRLEVLIPSTYFSAPVTPRLTFGWSTNSPFGLGSDYGKNSLVRFLGTEGKVVVIDTGPSLGFRVTDDFSVGAGFDVHFIQFTLNNMLGPPVAFPFDAEFKNHLAGSGYGWHAGILYQFLPCMRFGASFNSKAWLHASGDSKLYVPLPPNVFHSGRLRADAPIPARAQFSFYYDVAPRWAVMGTVFYTHWGVFDKVTLKNAVTLGGEVFTLDIPFDYHHTYDYSLGLKFRATRKLSLRTGVQYLDTPINDKFRSVVNPVGSAIILAAGLRYQSTPCVSFDLGYGHAFFKENAINLVTPLTSAVGHVKTQTNSFGVQMNWSFPNTRW, from the coding sequence ATGACCTTCAGAAGAATACTACGCTGGTCCTCTGTTTTATTATCAATGTGCTTTTCATCCTCCATACTCGCTTCTGATTTTAACACCCCATTTATAAATGTTTCCGATTTAGGAACCGCTTATGCTGGATGGGCTGCAGCAGCGGAAGATGCTAGCACGGCATACTCAAATCCAGCTGGTCTGGTCAAAATTCAGGATTACCAATTTGTATTACCCCTCGTTGGTATTATAGGCGGCACCACTTTTTCAGGTAGTACCACAACGCCCCCATTCCCCTTCTTTTTTACACGCAGGGAAACCGGCAGCGCGCATGACAGATTAGAGGTATTAATACCCTCGACTTATTTCTCTGCGCCAGTAACCCCTCGTTTAACTTTTGGTTGGAGCACTAACTCTCCCTTTGGTTTAGGGTCAGATTATGGCAAAAATTCCCTGGTACGCTTTCTGGGTACGGAAGGAAAAGTCGTTGTTATTGATACCGGCCCCAGTCTTGGTTTCAGAGTAACTGATGATTTTTCAGTGGGTGCAGGTTTTGATGTGCATTTCATTCAATTTACTCTTAATAATATGCTCGGCCCACCAGTTGCTTTTCCTTTTGATGCTGAATTTAAAAATCATCTTGCTGGATCTGGTTATGGTTGGCACGCTGGTATTTTATATCAATTCCTTCCTTGTATGCGTTTTGGTGCAAGCTTTAACTCTAAAGCATGGTTGCATGCAAGTGGTGACAGCAAATTATATGTTCCCTTGCCTCCAAATGTATTTCATTCAGGCCGATTAAGAGCGGATGCACCTATACCTGCTAGAGCTCAATTCAGTTTTTATTATGATGTTGCTCCTCGCTGGGCCGTAATGGGAACTGTTTTTTACACTCATTGGGGTGTATTTGATAAAGTCACGCTTAAGAATGCAGTGACCTTGGGAGGTGAAGTATTCACCTTAGATATCCCATTTGATTATCACCATACTTATGATTACTCACTCGGTCTCAAATTTAGAGCAACGCGCAAATTATCATTGCGAACAGGTGTTCAATATTTAGATACACCTATTAATGACAAATTTCGCTCGGTGGTTAACCCTGTTGGATCAGCCATTATTCTTGCTGCGGGCCTACGTTACCAATCAACTCCCTGTGTGAGTTTTGATTTAGGTTACGGACATGCCTTCTTTAAAGAGAATGCCATCAACTTGGTTACGCCTCTCACTTCCGCAGTGGGTCATGTTAAAACTCAAACTAATTCATTTGGGGTACAAATGAATTGGAGTTTTCCAAACACACGATGGTAA
- a CDS encoding EAL domain-containing protein gives MLEEKTNNPSHETHFLSPEERKVIDEQIYLETSKIAINMSTLGGTTNIISGLFVLWVMFNKASLGLLLGWYGLLVLANLVNIGAARYYRNKIADPRVHKIWRLVFSIIFGVICILWGIMPILFYTPEINFQVYTLSFLLAVIIGFSFPSITDFTLAVISLCCLLVPSIVFYLYQWIHNFNVPNQGTDISFGIGSSLLILGLFLITVCRFGSRWVKRFFQLSLTNVALTGKLENMNKLLEQRVKERTTELEKSLGQVTYQATHDLLTDLPNHRSLVQFMKKAVRFCRQHDEMLGVVFFSINEIDRIYNALGHQTGDIVIKTVASRFQEAYGEPNIDNIEVYNYVVTLSRKDVFVILLQHITSPEEVEAKIEPLLNILEKPIYTEKQVIKLTASVGASLYPRNGRDISSLIMNADAAMLLAKQPGGNCIKMYKAEINASITKQLEMESGLHTALLRTEFIIQYQPFIDLKTGLISGMEALVRWENPALGRIGPDNFIPLAEANGIIIPLGEWVLRSACAQTKQWHEEGHSPLKIAINLSAKQLHYKFIMQSIINILKEVKLDPHFIELELTETTVFQKDVIPIVRELREMGFLLSIDDFGTGYSGLTNLKQLTVDKIKIDKSFVQDVVTSSDSRAIVANIIGLAKKLNIVVVAEGVETKEQLEFLQMNDCDVAQGFYFSPAADPEVISELLQSKTRFMRDL, from the coding sequence ATGCTAGAAGAGAAAACAAATAATCCGAGCCATGAAACGCATTTTCTTAGCCCGGAAGAACGTAAAGTTATCGATGAACAAATCTATCTGGAAACTTCCAAGATTGCCATTAATATGTCTACGCTGGGTGGTACCACTAATATTATTTCCGGTTTGTTTGTTCTGTGGGTAATGTTCAATAAGGCAAGTCTTGGTCTCTTATTAGGATGGTATGGCCTTTTAGTGCTAGCAAATTTAGTTAACATCGGCGCTGCGCGATATTATCGCAATAAAATAGCAGACCCGAGAGTGCATAAAATTTGGCGCCTAGTATTCTCAATTATTTTTGGGGTCATCTGTATCTTATGGGGCATTATGCCTATCTTGTTTTATACGCCTGAAATTAATTTTCAAGTCTATACTTTGTCGTTTTTGTTAGCCGTCATTATTGGTTTTAGCTTCCCCTCTATCACCGATTTCACTTTAGCCGTTATTTCACTTTGTTGCTTATTAGTGCCCTCGATAGTTTTTTATTTATATCAATGGATACATAATTTTAATGTTCCCAACCAAGGCACGGATATTAGTTTTGGCATTGGTTCCAGTTTATTGATCCTAGGCTTATTCCTTATTACCGTCTGTCGCTTTGGCTCGAGGTGGGTAAAACGATTCTTCCAATTGAGTCTCACCAATGTTGCCTTGACCGGTAAACTTGAAAATATGAACAAACTTCTAGAGCAACGCGTTAAAGAAAGAACAACAGAATTGGAAAAATCTTTAGGGCAAGTCACCTATCAGGCTACCCATGATTTGCTCACAGATTTACCCAACCATCGATCGTTGGTTCAGTTCATGAAAAAAGCCGTCCGTTTTTGTCGTCAACACGACGAAATGTTAGGTGTAGTGTTTTTCTCAATTAATGAAATCGATCGTATTTATAACGCCTTGGGTCATCAAACTGGGGATATCGTTATCAAAACGGTTGCATCACGTTTTCAAGAAGCTTATGGCGAACCCAACATAGATAATATTGAAGTATATAATTATGTCGTAACGCTATCGCGTAAAGATGTCTTTGTTATTTTACTGCAACATATTACTAGCCCTGAAGAAGTGGAAGCAAAAATTGAGCCCTTACTTAATATTCTTGAAAAACCGATCTACACCGAAAAACAAGTTATAAAATTAACTGCCAGCGTCGGAGCCAGTCTCTATCCACGTAATGGCAGGGATATCTCCTCGTTAATCATGAATGCAGACGCTGCCATGTTGTTAGCCAAGCAACCCGGCGGTAACTGCATAAAAATGTATAAAGCTGAAATCAATGCTTCTATTACTAAACAATTAGAAATGGAAAGTGGTTTACATACTGCCTTATTACGAACCGAATTCATTATCCAATATCAACCGTTCATTGATCTAAAAACAGGGTTAATTTCCGGGATGGAAGCTTTAGTGCGCTGGGAAAATCCCGCATTAGGTCGAATTGGGCCAGATAATTTCATCCCCCTTGCTGAAGCTAACGGTATTATTATCCCCCTAGGCGAATGGGTGCTGCGTTCTGCCTGTGCGCAAACTAAGCAATGGCATGAGGAGGGCCACTCTCCTTTAAAAATCGCCATTAACTTGTCAGCCAAACAGCTGCACTACAAGTTCATCATGCAATCCATTATTAATATATTGAAAGAAGTCAAACTTGATCCCCATTTTATTGAATTAGAATTAACCGAAACCACCGTATTCCAAAAAGATGTTATTCCCATAGTTAGAGAATTAAGAGAAATGGGATTTCTCTTGTCAATTGACGATTTTGGAACCGGTTATTCCGGCCTTACCAACTTGAAACAACTCACTGTCGATAAGATTAAAATTGATAAATCGTTTGTTCAGGATGTTGTGACCAGTAGTGATAGTAGAGCCATCGTCGCCAATATCATTGGATTAGCAAAAAAATTAAATATTGTTGTAGTAGCAGAAGGTGTCGAGACCAAGGAACAGCTAGAATTTCTGCAAATGAACGACTGTGATGTCGCGCAAGGATTCTATTTTAGCCCCGCAGCTGACCCGGAAGTCATTAGTGAGCTGCTGCAAAGTAAAACAAGGTTTATGCGAGATTTGTAA
- a CDS encoding AAA family ATPase, translating to MFEVSGFSSLQLLKRDGRTALYRCIRLQDNRPVILKKIVTEPPDLDDLKRLQEEYVLLTKLPLKDILKPIEFIDNGKQAAYVLEDDGEVVLSQFMSENTFSIEQFLSIAISLTDVISDLHYRNMIHKDIKPANILINLKRCNAKIINFEAMTIPWHAYSSDLLRETLAYISPEQTGRMNRPIDYRTDFYSLGVTLYEMLVRDVPFKSSDAIGMVHSHITKIPVLPEIINPKIPAMISNIVMKLLSKIPEDRYQSTFGLKTDLQQCLIRYKATGMIKEFPLAKRDISEHFIISRKLYGREKELELLQKGFEEAREGKANIVFVTGSAGVGKSMLINEIHKPVVANHGYYCSAKFDQFQKDIPYSAFVNLFTSLVKQVLTENEENLRYWKEAIIEKVGDNISILTNLVPDLELIVGHHVDESEIEPENAKVIFYRVIKDFIQVFATKDHPLVLFIDDMQWSSFSSLELLKCIIDSDVSNLLIIGAYRSNEITSQHPLANVFGTIKSIKLTPLSLLQVQQLISDTLFREPSAVTDLAKICYQKTKGNPFFTNQLLIMMYEERLIWFDPVHGMWKWDINIIKKLPATENVVDLMIRKLKKFPDKTKDLLKLAACIGNAFSLDTLTQISHSATMLDVVTALRPALNEGYILPYDGEMQAYGDGSSSFYYKFLHDRVHQAAYELISEEQKKIAHKKIGEVMLANADNETIKKNIFFIVNHFNSAIDLMTLPNEKLELANLNLMAGQKAKESVAFSQALLNLQVGLWLIDDNAWNENYSLALALYTEAATLAYLTNNHSDMEQWSAKVFQKAKTLLDTMKIYELKIDAYTKQDKCTKAIITAKEALYKLGVSLPTKLTKLHVVNNILKIKAISYVKSTDSIIHMPPLKNPKMMAILRILVKTMPAAQTKAIDLLALLATTTVLLSLKYGNTSISPIAYGMTGLIFWRIGDIKNTRKFSDLAATLGAHSKSKRDRGLSLFSSSAYLKPWLGPLPECLPGLLESYKIATDLGEISYIGYSAFFLSIYEFWSRNDLEATYNDSLNFLNAIIPYNQNIPIYSINLLLQWMQNLRYNVTDPLTLSGEHMNEEEWLHFQGKSKNQLQVTAFYFVKLHLNFLFGKYADACKLADKINVEYFIGMYSYPLILFFGSLSRCAYFHQLSSSEQQSNLKILRKNIRIYKKMVKSAPMNFMDKYLLLQAEYARITNKLPRAIKLYDRAIEAAHNDQHLHEEAVANEVVARFYLGYNKKLAPSYLQDAYYAYKKWGAFSKTYDLLNTYPGLIFDPTLENTKGQASFPQSLDLSSILKASQVISREIALEKLVKKTLRIIVENLGADRGVLLLLRNNELLIEGEYTRRGKFLYMLDSIPYLESKTLPTSIIDFVRRTEELVKIDDLSTDKLFVHDSYLMLEKPKSILCSPLLQHGELQGILYFENKVAINAFTSNHLQLLNSLSAQIAISIENARLYEAFKRFVPQEFLNLLDKDNVVDVQLGDSMQKSISVLFMDIGGFTALSERMSPNDVFQFINTYLSYMEPIISMNQGFIDKYIGDGIMALFPENADDAVKAAIDLQKTITRFNEIELSQSDFTISARVGINTGLSILGTIGSKHRIDGSVIGDAVNTASRITDLNELYGASILISEHTRKALQHLEKYHLRLIDNVKVKGKEEIIAIWEVLFDLDPEQEKNLINTFSQAFDEYSQGDFTKARTLFLKCLEYSPHDKVSEYYVRKCEELLTTGVPENWTGVTIIAAKVHF from the coding sequence GTGTTTGAAGTTAGCGGATTTTCATCCCTGCAACTTCTGAAAAGAGATGGTAGAACAGCTCTCTATCGATGTATAAGGTTGCAGGATAATAGACCGGTTATATTAAAAAAAATTGTAACTGAGCCCCCAGACTTAGATGATTTAAAACGTCTACAGGAAGAGTATGTCTTACTAACTAAGCTCCCTTTAAAAGATATCCTTAAACCTATTGAATTTATTGATAACGGCAAACAAGCAGCTTATGTCTTAGAGGATGATGGAGAAGTAGTATTATCGCAATTCATGTCCGAAAACACCTTCAGCATAGAGCAGTTTTTATCTATTGCGATTTCCTTAACGGACGTTATTAGCGATTTGCATTACAGAAATATGATCCATAAAGATATCAAACCTGCGAATATCTTAATCAATTTAAAACGATGTAATGCCAAAATCATTAACTTCGAAGCCATGACTATTCCTTGGCATGCTTATAGCTCTGATCTTTTACGAGAGACACTGGCCTACATATCACCAGAACAAACTGGGCGTATGAATCGCCCTATAGACTACCGCACCGATTTTTATTCACTCGGTGTCACATTGTATGAAATGTTAGTGCGTGACGTACCTTTCAAATCATCGGATGCCATTGGAATGGTGCATTCACACATCACCAAAATTCCTGTACTTCCAGAAATAATAAATCCTAAAATTCCTGCCATGATTAGCAATATTGTTATGAAGCTTTTATCTAAAATTCCCGAAGATCGCTACCAAAGTACTTTTGGATTAAAGACTGATTTACAACAATGTCTTATACGCTACAAAGCGACTGGCATGATAAAGGAATTTCCACTAGCAAAACGCGATATTTCCGAACACTTTATTATTTCGCGTAAATTATATGGCAGAGAAAAAGAATTAGAGCTATTGCAAAAGGGTTTCGAAGAAGCGCGTGAAGGTAAAGCCAATATCGTTTTTGTGACGGGCTCTGCGGGTGTCGGTAAGTCGATGCTCATAAATGAAATTCATAAACCTGTGGTAGCCAACCATGGCTACTATTGCAGCGCTAAGTTTGATCAATTTCAAAAAGACATTCCCTACAGTGCATTCGTCAATCTGTTCACTAGCTTAGTGAAGCAAGTTCTAACTGAAAATGAAGAGAATTTGCGTTACTGGAAGGAAGCCATCATCGAAAAAGTAGGCGACAATATATCTATACTCACTAATTTAGTGCCGGACCTGGAACTTATTGTTGGGCACCATGTAGATGAGAGTGAAATAGAGCCTGAGAATGCCAAGGTAATTTTTTATCGTGTTATCAAAGATTTCATTCAAGTCTTCGCCACTAAGGATCATCCGTTGGTTCTTTTTATTGATGATATGCAATGGAGTAGTTTTTCATCCCTCGAGCTTTTAAAATGCATAATTGATTCAGACGTTAGTAACCTATTAATTATTGGGGCTTATCGCTCTAACGAAATAACTAGTCAACATCCTCTTGCTAATGTATTTGGAACTATTAAAAGCATCAAACTCACGCCGTTGAGTTTGTTGCAGGTTCAACAATTAATTTCTGATACTTTGTTTCGTGAACCCAGTGCTGTGACTGATCTAGCAAAAATTTGTTACCAAAAAACCAAAGGTAACCCTTTTTTTACCAATCAATTATTAATCATGATGTATGAAGAAAGACTCATTTGGTTTGATCCTGTGCATGGAATGTGGAAATGGGATATTAACATAATTAAAAAACTTCCCGCCACGGAGAATGTGGTTGATTTGATGATCCGAAAACTTAAAAAATTTCCTGACAAAACGAAAGATTTATTGAAACTAGCTGCTTGTATTGGCAATGCATTTTCACTCGATACATTAACGCAAATCAGTCATTCTGCTACCATGTTGGATGTGGTAACGGCATTACGCCCTGCCTTAAATGAAGGATACATTCTTCCTTATGATGGAGAGATGCAGGCATACGGCGATGGCTCTTCTTCTTTCTATTATAAATTTTTACATGATCGCGTGCACCAAGCCGCTTATGAATTAATCAGCGAAGAGCAAAAAAAGATTGCGCATAAAAAAATTGGTGAAGTGATGTTAGCTAATGCTGACAACGAAACGATTAAAAAAAATATCTTTTTCATTGTTAATCATTTTAATTCCGCTATTGATTTGATGACTCTGCCGAATGAGAAATTAGAATTAGCTAACCTGAATTTAATGGCAGGTCAAAAAGCCAAAGAATCAGTTGCTTTTAGCCAGGCACTGTTGAATTTACAAGTTGGTTTGTGGTTAATCGATGATAATGCCTGGAATGAAAACTATTCGCTAGCATTGGCCCTTTACACGGAAGCGGCCACGCTCGCCTATTTAACGAATAATCATAGTGATATGGAACAGTGGAGTGCTAAAGTTTTTCAAAAAGCAAAAACCTTACTCGATACCATGAAAATATACGAGTTAAAAATAGATGCTTACACCAAACAGGATAAATGCACTAAAGCAATTATTACCGCCAAGGAAGCATTATATAAGCTCGGGGTTTCCCTACCCACAAAACTTACTAAACTACATGTGGTTAATAACATTCTCAAAATCAAAGCGATTTCGTATGTAAAATCGACTGACTCAATAATACACATGCCACCTTTGAAAAACCCTAAAATGATGGCAATACTTAGAATTTTGGTTAAGACCATGCCCGCCGCACAGACTAAAGCTATTGATTTGTTAGCTCTCTTGGCAACAACTACTGTTTTACTTTCGTTAAAATATGGTAACACCTCTATTTCGCCAATCGCTTATGGAATGACGGGACTCATCTTCTGGAGAATAGGTGATATAAAAAATACCCGTAAGTTTAGTGATTTGGCAGCCACCCTAGGAGCTCATTCAAAGTCTAAGCGAGACAGAGGGCTGTCTTTATTTTCATCGAGTGCATATTTAAAACCCTGGTTGGGTCCCTTACCCGAATGTCTGCCAGGTCTTTTAGAGTCTTACAAGATTGCTACCGATTTAGGGGAGATTTCCTATATCGGTTATAGTGCCTTCTTTCTTAGTATCTATGAATTTTGGTCTCGTAATGATTTAGAAGCCACTTATAATGATTCTCTTAATTTTTTGAATGCAATCATTCCTTACAATCAAAATATTCCTATTTATTCAATTAATCTCCTTCTGCAATGGATGCAGAATCTGCGATATAATGTTACTGACCCGCTAACTCTGAGCGGGGAACATATGAATGAGGAAGAATGGCTCCATTTTCAAGGTAAAAGTAAAAATCAATTACAAGTTACTGCCTTTTATTTTGTTAAATTACATCTCAATTTTTTATTCGGCAAATACGCAGACGCGTGTAAGTTAGCGGATAAAATCAATGTGGAATATTTTATTGGAATGTACAGCTACCCACTTATTTTATTTTTCGGTTCCTTAAGCCGCTGTGCTTATTTTCACCAGCTCTCAAGTAGTGAACAACAATCTAATTTAAAGATTTTGCGAAAAAATATTCGAATATATAAGAAAATGGTTAAGTCGGCACCAATGAACTTCATGGATAAATATTTGCTGTTACAAGCAGAGTATGCACGGATTACCAACAAGCTACCCAGGGCGATTAAATTGTATGATAGGGCAATAGAAGCGGCTCACAATGACCAACATCTACACGAAGAAGCAGTGGCGAATGAAGTAGTAGCAAGATTCTATTTAGGCTACAACAAAAAATTAGCGCCTTCCTATTTACAAGACGCTTACTATGCTTACAAAAAATGGGGAGCTTTTTCAAAAACCTATGATCTACTTAATACTTATCCAGGATTAATTTTTGATCCTACTCTAGAGAATACCAAAGGTCAGGCGTCATTTCCGCAGTCACTTGATTTAAGCAGTATTTTAAAAGCATCTCAAGTCATCTCTCGAGAAATAGCGTTAGAAAAGCTGGTTAAGAAAACGCTGCGAATTATAGTTGAAAACTTAGGTGCCGATAGAGGGGTGTTGTTGCTTTTACGTAATAATGAATTATTGATTGAGGGTGAGTATACGCGTAGAGGTAAATTTTTATATATGTTAGATTCAATCCCTTATTTAGAGAGTAAGACGCTGCCTACCTCCATCATTGATTTTGTAAGGCGAACAGAAGAACTTGTGAAGATAGATGATCTATCTACGGATAAGCTTTTCGTACATGACTCCTATTTAATGTTAGAAAAACCTAAATCTATATTATGTTCTCCACTGCTGCAACACGGTGAATTGCAAGGAATATTATATTTTGAAAACAAAGTAGCTATTAATGCATTTACCAGCAATCACTTGCAATTGCTAAATTCGCTCTCTGCACAAATAGCAATTTCGATTGAGAATGCGAGATTGTATGAAGCCTTTAAACGATTTGTGCCGCAAGAATTTCTTAACTTACTCGATAAAGATAATGTGGTGGATGTTCAATTAGGCGATAGTATGCAGAAATCCATTTCCGTTCTCTTTATGGATATTGGTGGTTTCACCGCTTTATCAGAACGCATGTCACCTAATGATGTATTCCAATTTATTAATACCTATCTGAGTTACATGGAGCCCATCATTAGCATGAACCAGGGTTTCATAGATAAATATATCGGAGATGGAATCATGGCACTTTTCCCTGAAAATGCCGATGATGCGGTTAAGGCTGCCATTGACCTGCAAAAGACCATCACACGTTTTAATGAGATTGAATTGAGTCAATCTGATTTCACGATTAGCGCACGCGTGGGGATCAATACGGGTTTATCTATTCTGGGAACAATTGGCAGTAAGCACCGTATTGACGGGTCAGTAATAGGTGACGCGGTGAATACAGCTTCGCGAATTACCGACTTGAATGAACTTTACGGCGCTTCTATTTTAATCAGTGAGCACACGCGCAAGGCGTTGCAGCATCTTGAAAAATATCACTTGAGATTGATAGATAATGTCAAGGTAAAGGGCAAAGAAGAAATTATTGCGATTTGGGAAGTGTTATTCGACCTCGACCCAGAGCAGGAGAAGAATCTTATCAATACTTTCTCCCAAGCTTTTGATGAATATTCTCAGGGTGATTTCACCAAAGCAAGAACGCTCTTTTTGAAATGTTTGGAATACTCTCCCCATGATAAGGTAAGTGAGTATTATGTTAGAAAATGCGAAGAGCTGCTCACCACAGGCGTCCCTGAAAATTGGACAGGGGTAACTATCATCGCCGCCAAAGTTCATTTTTAG